In Burkholderia sp. WP9, a genomic segment contains:
- a CDS encoding LysR family transcriptional regulator codes for MDGFSDLNLFALVARHRNLAAAARELGVTPPSISKRLAQLEQRLGVRLVNRTTRRVSLTAEGEIYLANGSRILDDLAELEQLVTQSRAEPAGLLRVNASFGFGRAHVAPAISRFSERFPSMKIQLHLSDRPVSLQEEGFDLGIRFGEVPDARINARLLLENQRLVCAAPVYLKRHGVPAMPHDLTRHACLVLRENESAYGTWHFSRGKKSETVKVDGPLSSNDGSAVLKWALDGRGIAVRSAWEVAGHLQRGELVPLLAEWKLPNADIHAIYLERHRLSAKLRTFIDFLGDELRESVRRM; via the coding sequence ATGGACGGCTTTTCCGACCTGAATCTGTTCGCGCTGGTCGCACGTCACCGCAATCTGGCTGCGGCCGCCCGCGAGCTTGGCGTCACGCCGCCGTCGATCAGCAAGCGCCTTGCGCAACTCGAGCAGCGCCTCGGCGTGCGGCTCGTGAACCGCACCACGCGGCGCGTCAGTCTGACGGCGGAGGGCGAGATCTATCTGGCGAACGGCTCGCGCATTCTCGACGACCTCGCCGAACTCGAACAACTGGTCACCCAGAGCCGCGCCGAACCGGCCGGGCTGTTGCGAGTGAACGCGTCGTTCGGGTTTGGTCGCGCGCACGTCGCCCCGGCGATCTCGCGTTTCAGCGAGCGTTTCCCGTCGATGAAGATTCAATTGCATCTGTCCGACAGACCGGTCAGCCTGCAGGAAGAAGGCTTCGACCTCGGCATCCGCTTCGGCGAAGTGCCGGATGCGCGCATCAATGCGCGTTTGCTGCTGGAAAACCAGCGTCTCGTGTGCGCGGCACCGGTTTATCTGAAGCGCCACGGTGTGCCGGCAATGCCGCACGATCTCACGCGCCATGCGTGCCTCGTCTTGCGCGAGAACGAATCGGCGTATGGCACGTGGCATTTCTCGCGCGGCAAGAAATCGGAGACGGTGAAGGTGGACGGGCCGTTGAGCAGCAACGACGGCAGCGCGGTCCTGAAGTGGGCGCTCGACGGCCGCGGCATCGCCGTGCGCTCGGCGTGGGAAGTCGCCGGTCATTTGCAGCGCGGCGAACTGGTGCCGCTCCTCGCCGAGTGGAAGCTGCCGAACGCGGACATTCACGCCATCTATCTGGAACGGCACCGCCTGTCGGCCAAGCTGAGAACGTTTATCGACTTTCTCGGCGACGAATTGCGCGAGAGCGTTCGGCGCATGTAG
- a CDS encoding alpha/beta hydrolase: protein MFEDFTDASAQIDGIRINAVRGGTGPALLLLHGHPQTHAIWHKVASTLARHFTVIAADLRGYGDSGKPQGSHDHANYSKRRMAADQVALMREQGFSRFAVIGHDRGGRVAARMALDHPRTVTRLVTLDVAPTLAMYEQTSFDFARAYWHWFFLVRPAPFPETLIRADPDLYLKQTIGARSAGLAPFTDAAYAEYLRCLSDPATAHGICEDYRASITIDLEHDRASLAEGQKIECDLLALWGAHGVIEQCFEPLAEWRQWSAHVSGAALPCGHYIPEEAPELLLERVLPFLQA from the coding sequence ATGTTTGAAGATTTCACAGATGCTTCGGCGCAGATCGACGGAATCCGCATCAACGCGGTCCGCGGCGGCACGGGGCCGGCTTTGCTGCTGTTGCACGGGCATCCTCAGACTCACGCGATCTGGCACAAGGTCGCGTCGACGCTGGCGCGGCACTTCACGGTGATCGCCGCCGATTTGCGCGGTTATGGCGACAGCGGCAAACCGCAAGGCAGCCATGACCACGCGAATTATTCGAAGCGCAGGATGGCCGCCGATCAGGTCGCGCTGATGCGCGAGCAGGGTTTCAGCCGCTTCGCCGTGATCGGCCACGACCGTGGCGGGCGCGTCGCGGCTCGCATGGCGCTCGATCACCCGCGCACGGTGACGCGACTCGTGACACTCGATGTCGCGCCGACCCTTGCGATGTACGAACAAACCTCGTTCGACTTCGCGCGCGCTTACTGGCACTGGTTCTTTCTCGTGCGGCCCGCGCCGTTTCCCGAGACGCTGATTCGCGCGGACCCCGATCTCTACCTGAAGCAGACCATCGGCGCGCGCAGCGCCGGACTTGCGCCGTTTACGGATGCGGCCTACGCCGAGTATCTGCGCTGCCTGAGCGACCCCGCCACCGCGCACGGTATCTGCGAGGACTACCGCGCGAGCATCACAATCGACCTCGAACATGACCGCGCATCGCTTGCTGAAGGGCAAAAGATCGAATGCGATCTGCTGGCGTTGTGGGGCGCCCATGGCGTGATCGAACAATGCTTCGAGCCGCTCGCCGAATGGCGGCAATGGTCCGCTCACGTAAGCGGCGCAGCACTGCCTTGCGGTCACTACATTCCCGAGGAGGCGCCCGAGTTGCTGCTCGAACGCGTTCTTCCGTTCCTGCAAGCCTAG
- the leuC gene encoding 3-isopropylmalate dehydratase large subunit, producing MSNRTLYQKLVDSHVVTRVDEQNVLLYVDLHLMNEYTSPQAFSALAEKARRVRRPKQQLAVVSHIIPTHAESPRVIRDAASSLLANNLARNCAEAGIALHAANDPLQGIEHIVAPERGLVRPGMVVLCGDSHTTTYGALGALGFGIGTSEVEHVLATQTLVYRIAQTMRITIDGVLPYGTSSKDLILWIISRIGAQGARGYAVEFAGSTTASLSAEARMTLCNMTVEAGARAALIAPDATTFDYVRTHATSLDEAAWRAALDDWRELKTDPGAHFDIEHRFDAHEVAPFVTWGTSPDQSIAVDERIPTASAQATPEAAAALRRALDYVGLDADQPIAGTPIDRVFIGSCTNGRIEDLRVVASIAAGRHVAQGVRAMVVPGSGSVRRQAEAEGIAATLRQAGFEWREPGCSMCLAMNDDFLAPGERCASTTNRNFEGRQGRGGRTHLMSPAMAAAAALTGRITDVRTLETQP from the coding sequence ATGTCAAACCGAACCCTTTACCAGAAGCTGGTCGACTCGCATGTCGTGACGCGTGTCGACGAACAGAACGTGCTGCTCTACGTCGATCTGCATCTGATGAACGAGTACACGAGCCCGCAGGCCTTCAGCGCGCTGGCCGAGAAAGCGCGGCGCGTACGCCGGCCGAAGCAGCAGCTTGCGGTGGTCAGCCACATCATTCCGACGCATGCTGAATCGCCCCGCGTGATCCGCGATGCCGCGTCGTCGCTGCTGGCGAACAACCTGGCGCGCAACTGCGCGGAGGCCGGCATCGCGTTGCACGCGGCGAACGATCCGCTGCAAGGTATCGAACATATCGTCGCGCCCGAGCGCGGGCTGGTCAGGCCGGGCATGGTCGTGCTGTGCGGCGACAGCCACACCACCACGTATGGCGCGCTCGGCGCGTTGGGTTTCGGCATCGGCACGTCGGAGGTCGAGCATGTGCTCGCCACCCAGACGCTGGTCTATCGCATCGCGCAGACCATGCGTATCACGATCGACGGCGTGTTGCCGTACGGCACTTCGTCGAAAGACCTGATTCTGTGGATCATCAGCCGCATCGGCGCACAGGGCGCGCGCGGCTATGCGGTGGAGTTCGCCGGCTCGACGACTGCGTCACTGTCGGCGGAAGCGCGCATGACGTTGTGCAACATGACAGTCGAAGCAGGCGCGCGTGCCGCGCTGATCGCACCCGACGCCACCACGTTCGACTATGTGCGGACCCATGCGACCTCGCTCGACGAGGCCGCATGGCGTGCCGCATTGGACGACTGGCGCGAACTGAAAACGGATCCCGGCGCGCACTTCGATATCGAACATCGATTCGACGCGCACGAGGTGGCGCCGTTCGTCACATGGGGCACGAGTCCCGACCAGTCCATTGCCGTCGACGAACGGATTCCCACCGCGTCCGCGCAGGCAACACCGGAAGCCGCCGCCGCGTTGCGCCGCGCGCTCGACTATGTCGGTCTCGATGCGGATCAGCCGATCGCGGGCACGCCGATCGATCGCGTGTTCATCGGTTCATGCACCAATGGACGCATCGAAGACCTGCGCGTCGTCGCATCGATCGCAGCAGGGCGGCACGTCGCGCAGGGCGTGCGAGCGATGGTCGTGCCCGGTTCGGGCAGCGTGCGCCGCCAGGCGGAAGCCGAAGGCATCGCGGCCACCTTGCGCCAGGCCGGTTTCGAGTGGCGCGAGCCGGGCTGCTCGATGTGTCTTGCGATGAACGACGATTTTCTGGCGCCCGGCGAACGCTGTGCGTCCACCACCAACCGCAACTTCGAAGGTCGCCAGGGCCGTGGCGGCCGCACTCACCTGATGAGTCCGGCAATGGCCGCGGCGGCCGCCCTGACCGGGCGCATCACCGACGTTCGCACACTGGAGACGCAGCCATGA
- the leuD gene encoding 3-isopropylmalate dehydratase small subunit yields MTRLAEIHGSAVPLPIENLDTDQIMPKQFLRIIDKAGLKDGLLYDLRFDAQGEPRADCVLNRPQYRHARILIGGSNFGCGSSREHAVWGLQQAGFEAVIAPSFAEIFYSNAMNNRLLLVQLERDAIDLLLHDAATQPAAALHIDIARQTVTSAAGRVFAFPLGARHKRMVMEGMDTIDLTLASLHDIEAFERDHFARHSWAAVL; encoded by the coding sequence ATGACCCGACTCGCTGAAATCCATGGGAGCGCCGTGCCGTTGCCGATCGAAAACCTCGATACCGACCAGATCATGCCGAAGCAGTTTCTGCGCATCATCGACAAGGCCGGGCTCAAGGACGGCCTGCTCTACGATCTACGTTTCGACGCGCAAGGCGAGCCGCGTGCCGATTGCGTGCTGAACCGGCCTCAGTATCGCCACGCGCGGATTCTGATCGGTGGCTCGAACTTCGGCTGCGGATCGAGCCGCGAGCACGCAGTGTGGGGGCTTCAGCAAGCCGGTTTCGAAGCGGTCATCGCGCCCAGCTTCGCGGAGATTTTCTATTCGAACGCGATGAACAACCGCTTGCTGCTCGTTCAACTGGAACGCGACGCGATCGACCTCCTGCTTCATGACGCGGCCACGCAACCCGCAGCGGCATTACATATCGATATCGCACGACAAACGGTGACGTCCGCCGCGGGGCGCGTGTTCGCGTTCCCGCTCGGCGCCCGTCATAAACGGATGGTGATGGAAGGCATGGACACCATCGATCTCACGCTCGCTTCATTGCATGACATCGAGGCATTCGAGCGGGATCACTTCGCACGGCATAGCTGGGCCGCCGTGTTGTAA
- a CDS encoding dicarboxylate/amino acid:cation symporter — protein MKRKPFYKVLYVQVIVAIVIGVAFGHFLPTDAVAMKPLGDAFIKLVRMIIGPVIFCTVVTGIASMHDMRKVGRVGGKALLYFEVVSTFALAIGLLAAHVLKPGVGFNVDPATLDAGAIAGYAAQAAHGDGLAGFFMHIIPETFAGAFTQGDILPVLLIAMLFGTALAVMGEPAKPLIGLIELLSKTFFRIVRMITSLAPIGAFGAIAFTIGKYGIVSLLPMLKLIGTFYLTAFLFVSCGLGLIARACGFSLWRFVVYIKDELLIVLGTSTSEAALPQLMNKLERLGCSRGIVGLVVPTGYSFNLDGTNIYMTLAVLFLAQATNTHLTITQEITLLAVTMLTSKGSTGVTGAGFITLAASLSVVPTVPVTAMVLILGIDRFMSECRALTNTMGNGVASIVIAAWEKELDRDRLRAALARPASAGSVSEASATEGGAMAAAVREGDARRSI, from the coding sequence ATGAAACGCAAGCCGTTCTACAAGGTGCTGTATGTGCAGGTGATCGTGGCGATCGTCATCGGCGTGGCGTTCGGGCACTTTCTGCCCACGGACGCCGTGGCGATGAAGCCGCTCGGCGACGCCTTCATCAAACTCGTGCGGATGATCATCGGCCCGGTGATTTTCTGCACGGTCGTGACCGGGATTGCCAGCATGCACGACATGCGCAAGGTCGGGCGCGTCGGCGGCAAAGCCCTGCTGTATTTCGAAGTGGTGTCGACATTCGCGCTGGCGATCGGATTGCTCGCCGCGCATGTGCTGAAACCGGGCGTCGGCTTCAATGTCGATCCCGCCACGCTCGATGCCGGCGCGATCGCGGGTTACGCCGCACAAGCCGCGCATGGTGATGGGCTCGCGGGCTTTTTCATGCACATCATTCCCGAGACGTTTGCCGGCGCTTTCACGCAGGGCGACATCCTGCCCGTGCTGCTGATCGCGATGCTGTTCGGCACCGCGCTCGCGGTGATGGGCGAACCCGCCAAACCGCTGATCGGCCTGATCGAATTGCTGTCGAAAACGTTCTTTCGTATCGTGCGCATGATTACCAGCCTCGCTCCAATCGGGGCGTTCGGCGCGATCGCGTTCACGATCGGCAAGTACGGCATCGTCTCTTTGCTGCCGATGCTGAAACTGATCGGCACGTTCTATCTGACCGCGTTTCTGTTCGTCTCGTGTGGTCTCGGCCTGATTGCCCGCGCATGCGGGTTCAGCTTGTGGCGCTTTGTCGTGTACATCAAGGACGAGTTGCTGATCGTGCTCGGCACGTCCACGTCCGAAGCGGCGTTGCCGCAACTGATGAACAAGCTCGAACGGCTCGGCTGCTCGCGCGGGATTGTCGGACTCGTGGTGCCGACCGGCTACTCGTTCAATCTCGACGGCACCAATATCTATATGACACTTGCGGTGCTGTTTCTCGCGCAGGCCACCAACACCCATTTGACGATCACTCAGGAAATCACGCTGCTGGCCGTGACGATGCTGACCTCCAAAGGGTCGACGGGCGTCACGGGGGCGGGTTTCATCACGCTGGCCGCGAGTCTTTCGGTGGTGCCGACCGTGCCGGTGACGGCCATGGTGTTGATACTCGGCATCGACCGCTTCATGTCCGAGTGCCGGGCGCTGACGAATACGATGGGTAACGGCGTGGCGTCGATCGTGATCGCGGCGTGGGAAAAGGAACTGGATCGCGACAGGCTCAGGGCGGCGTTGGCACGGCCGGCGAGCGCGGGCTCGGTGAGTGAGGCGAGTGCGACGGAAGGAGGTGCGATGGCCGCTGCCGTGCGGGAAGGGGACGCGCGCCGCTCGATATGA
- a CDS encoding TetR/AcrR family transcriptional regulator, whose amino-acid sequence MTTSALSRRVPVQARSEQRLKAILDAARLVFSEVGYASATMTEIAGRVGVSEATIFTYFASKRDLCVRVLGNWYDEIISQVESELPLIAGTRHKFAYLVHTHLYRLTVDGTGLCALILSEGREKDDKFGDVIVELQRRYTAPMMNVLAEGVASGDIRGDMPLGLLRSAVYGPMEHVLWDAVRKQKAVDIEATATSLSDLLWQGLVPPDAQQAALRQLRSDVVGAVKRFEAAALK is encoded by the coding sequence ATGACCACCTCGGCCCTTTCCCGCCGCGTGCCCGTGCAGGCGCGCTCCGAACAGCGACTCAAGGCGATTCTGGACGCGGCCCGGCTCGTCTTTTCCGAAGTCGGCTATGCGTCGGCCACCATGACGGAGATCGCCGGGCGTGTCGGCGTGTCCGAGGCGACGATCTTCACGTACTTCGCCAGCAAGCGCGATCTCTGCGTGCGCGTGCTCGGCAATTGGTACGACGAGATCATCAGCCAGGTCGAAAGCGAATTGCCGCTGATCGCAGGCACGCGCCACAAGTTCGCGTACCTCGTGCACACGCACCTCTACCGGCTCACCGTCGACGGCACCGGTTTGTGCGCGCTCATTCTTTCCGAAGGCCGCGAGAAGGACGACAAGTTCGGTGACGTGATCGTCGAACTGCAGCGCCGCTATACGGCGCCGATGATGAACGTGCTCGCCGAAGGCGTGGCGAGCGGCGATATTCGCGGGGATATGCCGCTCGGCCTGCTACGCTCGGCCGTATATGGCCCGATGGAACACGTGCTGTGGGACGCGGTGCGCAAACAGAAGGCCGTCGATATCGAAGCGACCGCCACCTCGCTGAGCGATCTGCTATGGCAAGGACTCGTACCGCCCGATGCGCAGCAGGCCGCGTTGCGGCAACTGCGCAGCGATGTTGTCGGTGCGGTGAAGCGGTTCGAGGCGGCGGCGTTGAAGTGA
- a CDS encoding SDR family oxidoreductase — MPAASSSTLPPASGYRSVFREGLFAGKVIIVTGAGSGLGRCTAHELASLGATLALVGRSEGKLKTVQTELAEDHRHTTGHKIYSCDIRNEQQVRETIASIVADLHRIDGLFNCAGGQFPAKLEKISLNGWDAVVRNNLHGTFLMSRECYTQWMEHHGGTIVNMLADIWGGMPGMGHSGAARAGVWNFTETAACEWGHAGVRVNAVAPGWIASAGMDSYNEDYQALLRTLKHKVPLQRFGTESELASAAVFLLSEASAFINGTVIRVDGGVPNARHSWPLPQAERTIEYNGFPRYQPPAGLQELTP, encoded by the coding sequence ATGCCCGCAGCTTCGTCGAGTACATTGCCGCCAGCGAGCGGCTACCGTTCAGTTTTCCGCGAAGGCCTTTTCGCCGGCAAAGTGATTATCGTCACCGGTGCGGGCAGTGGCTTAGGCCGATGCACGGCGCACGAACTCGCGTCGTTAGGGGCGACCCTGGCGCTGGTCGGCCGCAGCGAAGGCAAGCTGAAAACGGTGCAAACCGAACTGGCCGAAGATCACCGTCACACCACCGGCCACAAGATTTATTCCTGCGACATTCGCAACGAGCAACAGGTACGTGAAACGATCGCTTCGATCGTGGCAGACCTGCACCGCATAGACGGCCTCTTCAACTGCGCGGGCGGCCAATTCCCAGCAAAGCTTGAAAAGATTTCGTTGAACGGCTGGGACGCGGTCGTGCGCAACAATCTGCACGGCACGTTTCTGATGTCCCGCGAGTGCTATACGCAATGGATGGAACATCACGGCGGCACGATCGTGAACATGCTGGCGGACATCTGGGGCGGCATGCCCGGCATGGGGCACTCGGGCGCGGCCCGCGCGGGTGTATGGAATTTCACCGAAACCGCCGCATGCGAATGGGGTCACGCGGGGGTAAGAGTCAACGCCGTCGCACCGGGCTGGATAGCGTCGGCGGGCATGGACAGCTACAACGAAGACTACCAGGCGCTGCTGCGCACGCTCAAGCACAAGGTCCCGCTGCAGCGCTTCGGCACCGAATCCGAACTCGCCAGCGCGGCGGTGTTTCTGTTGTCGGAGGCCTCGGCGTTCATCAACGGCACGGTGATCCGCGTCGACGGCGGCGTGCCGAACGCTCGCCATTCATGGCCGCTTCCGCAAGCGGAGCGTACGATCGAATATAACGGCTTCCCGCGCTATCAACCGCCGGCCGGCCTGCAGGAGCTAACACCATGA
- a CDS encoding acyl-CoA synthetase, whose product MNLDGQTYESLTANFAWQIPARYNIGVDVCDKWADGSGRLALIYEDPEGNATRYTFDQLKVLSDRFANALLAAGAQRGDRIGIFLSQSVETAIAHLAAYKAGMVAVPLFALFGVDAIEHRLGDSGAVALITDQGGMCKVDEIRAALPALRTVFSVDIAEDNGDPQSPVRSFWHALNHASADFTPADTGADDPAVIIYTSGTTGKPKGALHGHRVLLGHLPGVEMSQQGFPAHATLMWTPADWAWIGGLFDVLLPSWHHGVPVLARRFAKFDGQAAFDLMARHAVSHTFLPPTALKMMRGVERPERWNLALRSVASGGESLGEELIGWGRKALGVTINEFYGQTECNVVVSSCAALFEPCFGAIGRAVPGHHVAIVDLDGNELPPGAIGDIAVAAPDPVMFLGYWGNEAATREKFRGKFLVTGDLGTRDADGFIRFVGRGDDVITSAGYRIGPASIEDSLLRHPAVSMAAVIGAPDRERTEIVMAFVVLNPGFVGDAALVREIQQHVKTRLAAHEYPREIRFVDSLPLTATGKVIRKALREGLGQGAENPVSKPEPR is encoded by the coding sequence ATGAACCTCGACGGCCAGACCTATGAATCGTTGACGGCAAACTTCGCCTGGCAGATCCCGGCGCGCTACAACATCGGCGTCGACGTTTGCGATAAATGGGCCGACGGCTCCGGCCGCCTCGCGCTGATCTACGAAGATCCCGAGGGCAACGCCACCCGCTATACGTTCGACCAGTTGAAGGTGCTGTCCGACCGCTTCGCCAATGCGTTGCTCGCAGCGGGCGCGCAGCGCGGCGACCGCATCGGCATCTTTCTGTCGCAGTCTGTCGAAACGGCGATCGCGCATCTCGCCGCCTACAAGGCCGGCATGGTAGCCGTGCCGCTGTTCGCGCTATTCGGTGTCGACGCGATCGAACACCGGCTCGGCGATAGCGGCGCGGTAGCGTTGATTACCGATCAAGGCGGCATGTGCAAGGTCGACGAAATCCGCGCGGCATTGCCTGCGCTACGCACTGTTTTCAGCGTGGATATCGCTGAGGACAATGGTGATCCGCAATCGCCCGTGCGTTCGTTCTGGCACGCGCTGAACCACGCGAGCGCGGACTTCACGCCCGCCGACACCGGCGCCGACGATCCCGCCGTCATCATCTACACCTCCGGCACGACCGGCAAGCCGAAAGGCGCGTTGCACGGGCATCGCGTGTTGCTCGGTCATCTGCCCGGCGTGGAAATGTCGCAGCAGGGTTTTCCCGCGCACGCCACGCTGATGTGGACGCCCGCCGACTGGGCGTGGATCGGCGGCCTGTTCGACGTGCTGCTGCCGTCGTGGCATCACGGCGTGCCGGTATTGGCACGCCGCTTTGCGAAATTCGACGGTCAGGCCGCTTTCGATCTGATGGCGCGTCATGCGGTCTCGCATACGTTTTTGCCGCCCACCGCGCTGAAGATGATGCGCGGCGTCGAACGTCCCGAGCGCTGGAATCTCGCGTTGCGTTCGGTGGCGAGCGGCGGCGAATCGCTCGGCGAGGAATTGATCGGCTGGGGCCGCAAGGCGCTGGGCGTCACCATCAACGAGTTCTATGGGCAGACGGAATGCAACGTCGTGGTGTCGTCGTGCGCGGCGCTGTTCGAGCCGTGCTTCGGCGCGATCGGGCGCGCGGTGCCGGGGCATCATGTTGCGATCGTCGATCTGGATGGCAACGAACTGCCGCCCGGTGCGATCGGCGATATCGCCGTAGCCGCGCCCGATCCGGTCATGTTTCTCGGCTACTGGGGCAACGAGGCGGCGACGCGCGAGAAATTCCGCGGCAAGTTTCTGGTGACCGGAGACCTGGGTACGCGCGACGCGGACGGCTTTATCCGTTTTGTCGGCCGTGGCGACGACGTGATCACGAGCGCGGGTTACCGGATCGGGCCGGCTTCGATCGAAGATTCGCTGCTCCGTCATCCGGCTGTTTCGATGGCGGCCGTGATCGGTGCGCCGGATCGCGAGCGCACGGAGATCGTCATGGCGTTCGTGGTGCTGAACCCCGGCTTTGTCGGCGACGCGGCGCTCGTGCGTGAGATACAGCAGCACGTCAAAACGCGTCTCGCCGCGCACGAATATCCGCGCGAGATTCGCTTTGTCGACAGCCTGCCGCTGACGGCGACCGGCAAGGTGATCCGCAAGGCGCTGCGCGAAGGACTCGGACAAGGCGCGGAGAATCCCGTGTCAAAACCCGAGCCGCGATGA
- a CDS encoding Lrp/AsnC family transcriptional regulator, translating to MSTRQRQPATRGGRAPRDSGAQPGAAPLDDTDRRLLALLAEDATRTYAELGKLLFLSAPAVHERARRLKKEGVIKATVAALDAAKLNRPLLAFVHVDTTSWAVTRQLLALEELPEVEEIHTVTGESAMLLKVRTRNTQSLEQLLARIHAIEGFTGTRSYIALTTYLERGPSPAL from the coding sequence ATGAGCACGCGCCAGCGTCAACCGGCGACGCGCGGCGGCAGGGCGCCGAGAGATTCGGGCGCGCAACCCGGCGCGGCGCCACTGGACGACACCGACCGGAGGCTCCTCGCGCTGCTCGCCGAAGACGCGACGCGTACTTATGCGGAACTCGGCAAACTGCTGTTTCTGTCGGCGCCCGCCGTCCACGAGCGCGCGAGGCGCTTGAAGAAAGAAGGCGTGATCAAGGCCACTGTCGCCGCACTCGATGCCGCCAAACTGAATCGTCCGTTACTCGCGTTCGTGCATGTCGATACGACGAGTTGGGCGGTGACGCGGCAACTACTGGCGTTGGAAGAACTGCCGGAAGTCGAGGAGATTCACACTGTGACGGGCGAGAGCGCCATGCTGCTCAAAGTCCGCACACGTAACACGCAATCGCTCGAACAGCTGCTTGCGCGCATTCACGCGATCGAAGGTTTTACCGGCACGCGCAGCTATATCGCGCTGACTACGTATCTGGAGCGCGGCCCGAGTCCGGCACTCTGA
- a CDS encoding DUF2000 domain-containing protein, with product MEFDTKVAIIVLDDLAVWQKLNVTAFLATGIAGAAPEAMGEPYEDAAGRRHARLLGQPMMVYQADNAGLQRALRQGIERELTRAVYVRAMFSTGHDQANREVFRAEPADAPDLVGLAVRGPKKAVDKAVKGLSLHA from the coding sequence ATGGAATTCGATACGAAAGTCGCGATCATCGTGCTGGACGATCTCGCTGTGTGGCAAAAACTCAATGTGACCGCGTTTCTCGCAACAGGGATCGCGGGCGCGGCGCCAGAGGCAATGGGCGAGCCGTACGAGGACGCGGCTGGCCGTCGGCATGCGCGGCTGCTTGGCCAGCCGATGATGGTGTACCAGGCGGACAACGCAGGTTTGCAGCGCGCGCTTCGTCAGGGTATCGAACGTGAATTGACGCGTGCCGTGTATGTACGCGCGATGTTCTCGACCGGTCACGATCAGGCGAACCGGGAAGTGTTCCGCGCCGAACCCGCTGATGCGCCTGATCTCGTCGGGCTTGCGGTGCGCGGACCGAAGAAGGCGGTCGACAAAGCGGTGAAAGGTCTCTCGCTGCACGCCTGA
- a CDS encoding VOC family protein, which produces MAKLIHTMIRVHDLPRSLQFYQRAFNLDISHRLDFPDFTLVYLRNEEADAEIELTWNKGREEPYSHGDGYGHVAFCVDDAKSERQRLLDLGMTPNDLREFHNDNGELLARYFFIQDPDGYKIEVLERYGHYQ; this is translated from the coding sequence ATGGCCAAACTCATTCACACGATGATCCGTGTGCACGATCTGCCGCGCTCGCTGCAGTTCTATCAAAGAGCTTTCAATCTGGACATATCGCACCGGCTCGACTTTCCGGACTTCACGCTCGTCTACTTGCGCAACGAGGAGGCCGACGCCGAAATAGAACTCACCTGGAATAAAGGCCGCGAGGAGCCGTATTCGCATGGTGACGGCTACGGCCACGTCGCGTTCTGCGTCGACGATGCAAAAAGCGAACGGCAGCGTCTGCTCGACCTCGGCATGACGCCCAACGATCTGCGGGAGTTTCACAACGACAACGGCGAGTTGCTGGCGCGCTACTTTTTCATTCAGGACCCTGACGGCTACAAGATCGAAGTGCTGGAACGCTACGGCCACTATCAATAG
- a CDS encoding twin-arginine translocation signal domain-containing protein has translation MKTTIIPIVASDHAHHAHHHGHEHTHEHPGEHGAAKAATAATAALRIPLTRRELLKGTGVLMGTLAASSVLSAFAPSRAWALEMQGLDTHQGEVILAFTRQLYPHPTLDNAVYALVVKDLDAKAKADPAVRQQLADGVKQLDAQAGSDWLKRAPSDQAQDVAALAGTPFFNTIRGTAVVSLYANTMAYTHFGYGASEGDGGYLYKGFNSLSWLPNPPAAASGPIPTDS, from the coding sequence ATGAAGACAACGATCATCCCGATCGTCGCGTCCGATCACGCACATCACGCACATCATCACGGGCACGAGCATACTCACGAGCACCCCGGCGAACATGGCGCGGCGAAGGCCGCCACCGCCGCCACCGCCGCATTGCGGATTCCGCTTACACGGCGCGAGCTATTGAAGGGCACCGGCGTGCTGATGGGCACGCTCGCGGCTTCTTCGGTGCTGTCGGCCTTCGCGCCGAGCCGCGCCTGGGCGCTCGAAATGCAAGGACTGGACACGCACCAGGGCGAAGTGATTCTGGCCTTCACGCGGCAGCTCTATCCGCATCCCACGCTCGACAACGCGGTCTACGCGCTGGTCGTCAAGGACCTCGACGCCAAAGCGAAAGCCGATCCGGCAGTGCGCCAGCAACTCGCCGATGGCGTCAAACAGCTCGACGCGCAAGCGGGTTCGGACTGGCTCAAACGCGCGCCGTCGGACCAGGCGCAAGACGTCGCGGCGCTCGCGGGCACACCGTTCTTCAACACGATACGCGGCACCGCGGTGGTCTCGCTATACGCCAACACCATGGCGTATACGCACTTCGGCTACGGCGCTTCGGAAGGCGACGGCGGCTACCTGTACAAGGGCTTCAACAGTCTCTCGTGGCTGCCCAATCCGCCGGCCGCCGCCAGCGGCCCGATTCCGACGGATAGCTAA